A section of the Candidatus Omnitrophota bacterium genome encodes:
- a CDS encoding YggT family protein: MFVLSEIIRSLALLISLLFNVVYFILIIRIILSWVNPDPYNEIVQIIYRISEPILAPFRRLPLQMGAIDFSPILAFIVLSVLRNFIVNLLYSIAYRMG; the protein is encoded by the coding sequence ATGTTCGTTTTATCAGAGATTATCAGAAGCCTGGCTTTGCTTATATCTTTGCTGTTTAACGTTGTATATTTCATCCTGATAATAAGGATCATTCTTTCGTGGGTTAATCCTGATCCCTACAACGAGATCGTTCAGATAATATACAGGATCAGCGAGCCCATACTTGCGCCTTTCCGGAGGTTGCCGCTTCAAATGGGGGCCATAGATTTTTCGCCCATACTGGCGTTCATAGTCCTCAGCGTGCTGAGGAACTTTATAGTGAACCTACTTTACAGCATAGCATACAGAATGGGGTGA
- a CDS encoding D-alanine--D-alanine ligase — protein sequence MTTYIEILNRYKVGVLAGGPSNERRVSLRSGEAVSKALVSAGIDRVILLDVTEEDFDDIIHESGIDIAFIALHGRFGEDGTVQRALEKMEIPYTGSRPESSALALDKLSSRAHFIDNGLDAPDYMVVRRGQDISELDIWLPCVVKPRFEGSSIGLSIVKSEAELIAAVDKAFAFGEEVIIEKFIHGREITVGILAEKPLPVVEIEARGGVYDFEAKYEAETTKYIVPAELSKKEYLLAQDTALKAHRAIGCRGFSRVDMRLSAEERMYVLEVNTIPGLTQRSLFPMAAEAAGVDFPLLCVIMLYGALNENMEIW from the coding sequence ATGACGACATATATTGAAATATTGAACAGGTATAAAGTAGGAGTTCTTGCGGGGGGACCGTCCAACGAGAGACGCGTAAGCTTAAGAAGTGGTGAGGCGGTCAGCAAGGCACTTGTAAGTGCCGGCATCGACAGAGTAATACTGCTGGACGTGACAGAGGAGGATTTTGACGATATCATCCATGAATCCGGCATAGATATTGCCTTTATAGCCCTTCACGGCAGGTTCGGTGAAGATGGCACAGTGCAGAGAGCCCTGGAAAAGATGGAGATACCCTATACTGGTTCCCGTCCGGAATCCTCCGCGCTTGCTCTGGATAAGCTTTCCTCCAGAGCGCATTTCATCGATAACGGGCTTGATGCTCCGGACTACATGGTTGTCCGACGGGGGCAAGATATCAGTGAACTTGATATCTGGTTGCCTTGTGTGGTTAAGCCCAGATTCGAAGGTTCGAGCATCGGTCTTTCCATTGTAAAAAGCGAGGCGGAGCTTATAGCAGCGGTCGACAAAGCCTTCGCTTTCGGTGAGGAGGTTATAATTGAGAAGTTCATCCACGGCAGGGAGATCACCGTGGGTATCCTTGCGGAGAAGCCCCTGCCGGTCGTCGAGATAGAGGCAAGAGGCGGGGTGTATGATTTTGAGGCGAAATACGAGGCCGAAACGACCAAATACATAGTGCCAGCCGAACTTAGTAAGAAGGAATATCTGCTGGCACAGGATACCGCTTTGAAGGCGCACAGGGCTATCGGCTGCCGGGGTTTTTCAAGGGTTGATATGCGTCTTTCGGCCGAAGAGAGGATGTACGTGCTCGAGGTAAATACTATTCCGGGTCTTACCCAGAGGAGTCTTTTTCCCATGGCCGCGGAAGCTGCCGGGGTGGACTTTCCGCTTTTATGTGTTATCATGCTTTACGGAGCTCTTAATGAGAACATGGAAATATGGTGA
- the mtnP gene encoding S-methyl-5'-thioadenosine phosphorylase translates to MNRIGIIGGSSLYQIEGLDVKERKTLSTPFGEPSDEFVVGNLAGREVVFLPRHQRTHSLLPTEINYRANIFAMKMLGVDRIISVSAVGSLQEEVKPLDILLVDQFIDRTNQGRSTTFFGDGIVAHVAFAQPVCMELKDLIYEANKSLDVKIHDGGTYINMEGPAFSTKAESYLYKSWGADVIGMTNIQEARLAREAGICYSTIAMVTDYDCWHLSPEVETVSVDVILENLSKNAANSKKMLLETIKKMPVERTCTCGEALRKAIVTARDAVPAGTLEKLKPILEGFI, encoded by the coding sequence ATGAATAGGATCGGGATAATCGGTGGCAGTTCCCTCTATCAGATCGAAGGTCTTGACGTTAAAGAAAGGAAGACCCTCTCCACCCCTTTCGGGGAGCCATCCGATGAGTTCGTTGTAGGAAACTTGGCCGGCCGTGAGGTTGTGTTCCTGCCGAGGCACCAGAGGACCCACAGCCTTTTGCCCACCGAGATCAATTACAGGGCTAACATTTTCGCCATGAAGATGCTGGGTGTGGACAGGATAATATCCGTTTCAGCTGTGGGCAGCCTACAGGAAGAGGTCAAGCCTCTGGACATACTTCTGGTCGACCAGTTCATAGACAGGACCAACCAGGGAAGGTCCACTACTTTCTTTGGTGATGGGATAGTGGCTCATGTTGCTTTCGCTCAGCCTGTCTGCATGGAGCTCAAGGACCTGATCTATGAAGCCAACAAGTCCCTTGATGTCAAGATACATGACGGGGGCACCTACATAAACATGGAAGGGCCGGCTTTTTCCACCAAGGCCGAGTCGTATCTGTATAAAAGCTGGGGAGCCGATGTCATAGGCATGACCAACATTCAGGAAGCCAGGCTGGCGAGGGAAGCGGGCATATGCTATTCGACCATAGCGATGGTCACCGACTATGACTGTTGGCACCTGAGCCCGGAGGTAGAGACCGTATCGGTGGACGTGATACTCGAGAACCTGAGCAAGAACGCTGCTAATTCCAAGAAGATGCTGCTTGAGACCATCAAAAAGATGCCGGTGGAGAGAACATGCACCTGCGGGGAGGCTTTGCGCAAAGCTATAGTTACTGCAAGGGACGCCGTGCCGGCCGGCACCCTGGAAAAACTCAAACCCATACTTGAAGGTTTTATATAA
- a CDS encoding DUF167 domain-containing protein encodes MRLEVKVFPKSQREELVEKDGMLKAYVKAAPDKGKANKALVNLVAREYKVKKSDVTIVAGQTSRKKILEVSGS; translated from the coding sequence TTGCGGCTCGAGGTAAAGGTTTTTCCGAAGTCACAAAGGGAAGAACTTGTTGAAAAGGACGGAATGCTCAAAGCTTATGTAAAGGCCGCTCCGGACAAGGGTAAGGCCAATAAAGCTCTGGTGAACCTTGTAGCTAGGGAGTACAAGGTCAAAAAAAGTGATGTTACCATAGTTGCGGGGCAGACCAGCCGTAAAAAAATACTGGAGGTATCGGGATCATGA
- a CDS encoding FtsQ-type POTRA domain-containing protein has protein sequence MARKKRTRKPKKRSRRSKGSSAGGFPSRLFVTALVAAVLMGGAVYGVWYFFLNSEFFAVRDIIVNKDQDYSFHAGERYLLNRYKGRNIFTVNARQVQTLVKSDYPQFKKVEIRRRFPDVLEVDIVSREPMAIIESGGGIVIDSEGVVLNVGEVRKGLVKVRGISFFLNMPERGEKITSGALDRALLLLEILRKKMGSEKANIEYIDISDRNNLVLGIYGAKVKMGSEDFFKKTQQLRDIINDPNINMDDIRYIDLRFDDAVIAPK, from the coding sequence GTGGCAAGAAAAAAAAGAACAAGAAAGCCTAAGAAGAGATCCCGCAGGTCCAAAGGATCCTCGGCAGGAGGTTTTCCCTCAAGGTTGTTTGTGACGGCCCTTGTCGCCGCAGTGCTTATGGGCGGGGCGGTATATGGAGTTTGGTATTTCTTTCTCAATAGCGAGTTCTTTGCGGTCAGGGATATCATTGTGAACAAGGACCAGGATTACTCATTTCACGCGGGGGAGCGGTATCTTTTGAACAGGTACAAGGGAAGGAATATCTTTACCGTAAACGCAAGGCAGGTCCAGACGCTCGTAAAAAGCGATTATCCGCAGTTCAAAAAGGTCGAGATAAGAAGAAGGTTCCCGGATGTCCTTGAAGTTGATATCGTATCAAGGGAGCCGATGGCAATAATCGAGTCCGGAGGGGGCATAGTCATAGATTCAGAGGGCGTTGTTCTCAATGTGGGAGAGGTCAGGAAGGGGCTTGTGAAAGTGCGTGGTATAAGCTTTTTCCTCAATATGCCCGAGCGGGGGGAGAAGATAACCAGCGGTGCTCTGGACAGGGCACTGCTTTTACTTGAGATATTGCGGAAAAAGATGGGCTCGGAAAAAGCCAATATTGAATACATTGATATCTCCGACAGGAATAATCTTGTCCTGGGAATTTACGGTGCCAAGGTCAAAATGGGCTCGGAAGATTTTTTCAAAAAGACCCAGCAGCTCAGGGATATAATCAACGACCCTAATATTAACATGGATGATATACGCTATATAGATCTGAGATTCGATGATGCGGTGATCGCTCCGAAATAG
- the proC gene encoding pyrroline-5-carboxylate reductase, whose product MQKFTVGIIGCGNMGSAIARGMVEGDDLTPDSISLYDKDIEKAEKLAKAIGASVRETQSLVTGSDVVILSIKPQDADELLTQIAGYLNGQLILSVMAGVTIKSITEKLGREVPVARAMPNMAAFVSQSTTSVAFNELVTNAPQIKSIFTGIGDVVEIEETLMDAVTALSGSGPAYLFYLAGAMIEAAVEMGIDGAAAEKMVGQTLFGASSLLRTCQQSPQELTEKVASKGGTTEAALKVFEAKHLKSIIKTAIKRAKKRSEELSKG is encoded by the coding sequence ATGCAAAAGTTCACTGTAGGTATCATAGGATGCGGTAATATGGGCAGTGCCATCGCCAGGGGAATGGTCGAAGGTGATGATCTGACCCCGGATTCTATCTCATTATATGATAAGGACATAGAAAAAGCCGAAAAGCTCGCCAAGGCGATCGGCGCCTCGGTACGGGAAACTCAATCACTCGTAACAGGGTCGGATGTTGTCATTCTATCGATAAAACCGCAGGATGCTGATGAGCTTCTCACGCAGATAGCCGGCTACCTGAACGGCCAGCTGATATTGTCCGTAATGGCGGGGGTGACCATTAAGTCCATAACCGAGAAGCTCGGCAGGGAGGTTCCCGTGGCCAGGGCCATGCCTAACATGGCGGCGTTCGTTTCACAGAGTACGACCTCGGTCGCGTTCAATGAACTTGTGACCAATGCTCCGCAGATCAAAAGTATTTTTACCGGTATAGGAGATGTCGTTGAGATAGAGGAGACCCTTATGGACGCGGTGACCGCGCTCTCGGGCAGCGGACCGGCATATTTGTTTTATCTGGCTGGAGCCATGATAGAGGCCGCAGTGGAGATGGGGATCGATGGTGCGGCGGCAGAGAAGATGGTGGGCCAGACCCTCTTCGGAGCTTCTTCTCTTTTACGCACCTGCCAACAGTCGCCTCAAGAGCTTACCGAAAAAGTCGCTTCCAAGGGAGGCACTACTGAAGCGGCGCTCAAGGTTTTTGAGGCAAAACACCTGAAAAGCATAATAAAGACCGCTATCAAGCGAGCAAAAAAGCGGTCTGAGGAACTTTCAAAGGGGTAG